The segment TCCCCGCTGAGCCGGCGCACCACGTGCCGGCCCAGTTTTCCGCTTCCACCCGTCACTGCAATTCTCATCGGTACTCCCTCGCTATAGCTCGGCGGTCTCAATCGACACTAGGGCACAAACCTGCTCCGGCGCGTGGCCCTCCCGGTCCTAGGACAGCCAGACACCCGCTCACGCGTAATTGCGTCCGCGGATGTATTTCGCCGACACGGCCAACTTTTTCGGCAATTCAACTTGTGCCCGAGCCGCCGGTCGTCCACACTGGCTACAGATCCGCAGGAAAATGTTCCGCCGATCAAGCCCGCCGGACTCTACGGCCAGCAACCGCCCCATCACAGAATGCCGGGCAACCCCTCTCGAACCACCGCTTTCTGCCTCCCCGGGTGCGCCCGGCCCCGGAAGCCCGTGACCGCTGAGAGCCCCGGCACTTCCCGCCGAGAAAGAGACCACGATGATCAAACGCCACTCGGACGTCGTCCTGGAAATCACCGCCCACGACCCTGACACGATAGAAAACGACCTGAACACCGCCGTCGAAATCGCCCGCGAACACGCCGTGAACGAGCGCCGTCACGGCATCCTCGTTACACAGCACGGATTCACCAGGTACACCGTCGCCATCAGCCGCGACGTTCCCTATGGGGAGACACTCGAACGGCGCGAATTGCCGGCGAGCCCACAGACGGAGACCGAACCAGGCTGCTGAGTTGACCACCATGACGCGAATCAAAGCAAGTGGGAGGATGGGCGCATGGAACTGCACATTACTGGCGACCCCGCCGCCGACCAACTGCTCAGCGATGACGCGTTCGCACTTCTCATCGGCATGCTGCTAGACCAACAGGTGACCATGGAGTCTGCGTTTGCCGGACCCGAAAAGATCCGGACGCGCATCGGGTCCATGTCCCCTGCCGCAATTGCCGAATATGACCCTGCAGGTTTCGTTGAGGTCTTCAAGGAGCGTCCGTCCGTCCACCGTTTCCCCGGCTCCATGGCCGGCCGCGTCCAGGATCTCGCCGCGACCGTTCAGCGCGATTGGAATGGAGACGCAACCGCCATCTGGACCCAGGACGAGCCCGACGGCGAGGAGGTGCTCCGCAGGTTGAAGGAATTGCCCGGCTTCGGAGAGCAAAAGGCAAAGATCTTCCTGGCGCTGCTCGGCAAGCAGCGCGGACTCCAGGCGCAGGGTTGGCGTGAGGCTGCCGGCGCCTACGGCCAGGAGAGCGCATTTCTTTCTGTCGCCGACATCGTGGATCCGGAGTCGCTGAGAAAAGTACGCGCCAACAAGCAGGCTGCCAAGGCAGCCATCAAAGCTGCGAAGGCATCCGGGAGCTGAGAAGCACGGGACGGGGCTCTGTTCCCGCCCATATCGTGAAACGCTTGCAGCATGGATCTCGAAGTGTCGCCCGCGCTCACGATTCCGACGTCGGAACTCGGCTGGCGGTTCTCCCGCTCGTCAGGGCCAGGCGGTCAACACGTCAACACCTCGGACAGCCGCGTCGTACTGTCATGGAATGTCGCCGACTCCGCAGCGCTTTCCGATGACCAACGGCTGCTGCTTGTCACCCGTCTTGGAGCACGTCTCATCGCCGGGGTGATCACGGTGACCGCCTCCGAGCAGCGGTCCCAGTTGCGCAATCGCGAGATCGCCCTGGCCAAGCTCTCCCGCCTCGTGGCAGAGGGTCTTGCTCCCGAAGCTGCTGCCCGCCGGGCGAGCAAACCGACCCGGAGCTCCAAGCGTCGGCACCGGGTCGCAAAGGAACAGCGAGCGGCGACGAAACAGCAACGAAAACGACCTTCCGCTGAGTAGCTCGCCTATCGAATCCCGCTGTCAACAACGAGCGTGATGTGAACGGGGGTCTCCGAGATGACCAC is part of the Arthrobacter ramosus genome and harbors:
- a CDS encoding HhH-GPD-type base excision DNA repair protein; translation: MELHITGDPAADQLLSDDAFALLIGMLLDQQVTMESAFAGPEKIRTRIGSMSPAAIAEYDPAGFVEVFKERPSVHRFPGSMAGRVQDLAATVQRDWNGDATAIWTQDEPDGEEVLRRLKELPGFGEQKAKIFLALLGKQRGLQAQGWREAAGAYGQESAFLSVADIVDPESLRKVRANKQAAKAAIKAAKASGS
- the arfB gene encoding alternative ribosome rescue aminoacyl-tRNA hydrolase ArfB, which translates into the protein MDLEVSPALTIPTSELGWRFSRSSGPGGQHVNTSDSRVVLSWNVADSAALSDDQRLLLVTRLGARLIAGVITVTASEQRSQLRNREIALAKLSRLVAEGLAPEAAARRASKPTRSSKRRHRVAKEQRAATKQQRKRPSAE